A region from the Enterobacter roggenkampii genome encodes:
- a CDS encoding ABC transporter permease, with translation MNTLLTRRLLQLLPMLFFISLVAFLLVKLAPGDPVAAYITPRMAPEDIERIRQSLGLDKPLVTQYVLWLKNVLQGDLGYSLIYHRPVLEMIGERIPATLGLMGASLLLAIVLAIPLGLLAGAFKHRWLDHLLNLFAYIGISVPIFWFGILLITVFAVQLNWFPSMGMRTIGMEDNALDVLRHGVLPCIALTFYNLSSYVRYIRSNTISQLSADYVQTQLAYGATRSSILFRHVLKNVLLPVITLFGLSFGELIVGAYVTESVFSWPGMGLLGIQSIASLDYPLIMAIIMLSSMMLIVGNLIADLLYRFADPRIRTLR, from the coding sequence GTGAACACACTTCTCACGCGTCGGCTGCTGCAGCTGCTGCCGATGCTGTTCTTCATTTCGCTGGTGGCGTTTTTGCTGGTCAAGCTCGCGCCCGGCGATCCGGTGGCGGCGTACATTACGCCGCGCATGGCTCCGGAAGATATCGAACGTATTCGCCAGAGCCTGGGGCTGGATAAGCCCCTGGTCACGCAGTACGTCCTGTGGCTGAAAAACGTCCTGCAGGGCGATCTCGGCTATTCGCTGATCTACCACCGTCCGGTGCTCGAGATGATCGGCGAACGCATTCCGGCCACCCTGGGGCTGATGGGCGCGTCGCTGCTGCTGGCGATCGTGCTGGCCATCCCGCTGGGCCTGCTGGCGGGGGCATTTAAGCACCGCTGGCTGGATCACCTGCTGAACCTGTTCGCCTATATCGGCATCTCGGTGCCGATTTTCTGGTTCGGCATTTTGCTCATCACCGTTTTTGCCGTGCAGCTTAACTGGTTCCCCAGCATGGGGATGCGCACCATCGGCATGGAGGATAATGCGCTGGACGTGCTGCGCCACGGCGTGCTGCCGTGTATTGCCCTCACGTTCTACAACCTCTCCAGCTACGTGCGCTACATCCGCTCCAACACCATCTCGCAGCTCTCGGCCGACTACGTGCAGACCCAGCTGGCTTACGGCGCCACGCGTTCCAGCATTCTGTTCCGCCACGTGCTGAAAAACGTGCTGCTGCCGGTGATCACCCTGTTTGGGCTGTCGTTCGGTGAGCTGATTGTGGGGGCCTACGTGACGGAAAGCGTCTTCTCCTGGCCGGGGATGGGGCTGCTCGGGATCCAGTCGATCGCTTCGCTGGACTACCCGCTGATCATGGCGATCATCATGCTCTCGTCGATGATGCTGATCGTCGGTAACCTGATCGCCGATCTGCTTTATCGCTTCGCCGATCCCCGCATTCGTACGCTGAGGTAA
- a CDS encoding ABC transporter substrate-binding protein produces the protein MRKLLLSAVVVSLALGLAGCDDAKNKETNTPSAAKSDAPKAGGSLIIGITSGDPLAVNPLYASDRTTLTIMQALYAPLYSFNDGKIEWGLAESLTPSADNLSYTLTLKPNLKWQDGQPLTADDVVFTFNKLLDAKQHSFFRSMFTYGDKPVQVSKVDDRTVKFTLPQVSAAFTGTLVQIYPIPQHVFAGEGDLEKSSKNDAPVGSGPFKFKEYRAGQYYALTRFDDYWNGKAKLDSVTYRFAKDSNAANLALQNGEINLKMVDPQDVNRLKNTGKFDFVVYPEGRLAYMTFNQNVPVMKSKELRQAIAYAINKDELTQTAFTSLDYAKPATSFLTPDTLYKTDDVEQYTFDLQKAKERLKASGAPDNLKLRLAYVNTNKTQESMALYIQQALKGIGVNVELMPLDSNAMSQRSLDMNNTAWELNLGGYIMGSEPDGYKSLFMSNEAYNYAHYKNPQFDALWDKGAVETDAAKRADIYKQIQQIVANDMTYYPIAYTNATVAVDKRFGGTQEAEPKPVYLFQDLSKIYQK, from the coding sequence ATGCGCAAGCTTTTGTTATCGGCAGTGGTTGTTTCGCTCGCGTTAGGCCTGGCGGGCTGTGATGATGCGAAAAATAAAGAGACAAATACGCCCTCAGCGGCAAAAAGCGATGCGCCAAAAGCGGGCGGTTCGCTGATTATCGGTATTACCTCCGGCGACCCGTTAGCTGTAAATCCGCTCTACGCCAGCGACCGTACCACGTTGACGATCATGCAAGCGTTGTATGCTCCCCTCTATAGCTTCAACGACGGTAAGATCGAATGGGGCCTGGCGGAAAGCCTCACGCCCTCTGCCGACAACCTCAGCTACACCCTGACGTTAAAACCGAACCTGAAATGGCAGGACGGCCAGCCGCTGACGGCGGACGACGTGGTCTTTACGTTCAACAAGCTGCTGGATGCCAAACAGCACAGCTTCTTCCGCAGCATGTTCACCTACGGCGATAAGCCGGTACAGGTAAGCAAGGTTGACGACCGCACCGTTAAGTTCACCTTACCGCAGGTCAGCGCGGCCTTTACCGGCACGCTGGTACAGATCTACCCGATCCCGCAGCACGTGTTCGCCGGCGAAGGCGACCTGGAAAAGAGCAGCAAAAACGATGCACCGGTCGGCTCCGGGCCGTTCAAATTTAAAGAGTACCGCGCCGGACAATATTATGCCCTGACCCGTTTTGACGATTACTGGAACGGCAAAGCGAAGCTAGATTCGGTGACCTACCGTTTCGCCAAAGACAGTAACGCCGCCAACCTTGCGCTGCAAAACGGTGAAATCAACCTCAAGATGGTTGACCCGCAGGATGTGAACCGCCTGAAAAATACCGGTAAGTTTGACTTCGTGGTCTATCCGGAAGGCCGTCTGGCCTATATGACGTTCAACCAGAACGTGCCGGTAATGAAGAGCAAAGAATTGCGTCAGGCCATTGCGTACGCCATCAACAAAGACGAGCTGACCCAGACCGCCTTTACCTCGCTGGACTACGCCAAACCCGCGACGTCCTTCCTGACGCCCGATACGCTTTACAAGACGGATGACGTCGAGCAATACACATTCGACCTGCAAAAAGCCAAAGAGCGGCTTAAAGCGTCCGGCGCGCCGGACAACCTCAAGCTGCGCCTGGCGTATGTGAATACCAACAAAACCCAGGAGAGCATGGCGCTCTACATTCAGCAGGCGCTGAAGGGCATTGGGGTGAACGTGGAGCTGATGCCGCTGGACTCCAACGCCATGTCCCAGCGCAGCCTCGATATGAACAACACCGCGTGGGAGCTGAACCTGGGCGGCTACATCATGGGCTCAGAGCCGGACGGCTACAAATCGCTGTTCATGAGCAACGAAGCCTATAACTACGCGCACTACAAAAATCCGCAGTTTGATGCCCTGTGGGATAAAGGCGCCGTGGAAACCGACGCCGCGAAGCGTGCCGATATCTACAAGCAAATTCAGCAGATCGTGGCGAACGACATGACGTACTACCCGATCGCCTATACCAATGCGACCGTCGCGGTAGACAAGCGTTTCGGCGGCACCCAGGAAGCGGAGCCGAAACCGGTCTATCTGTTCCAGGATCTGTCAAAAATCTATCAGAAATAA
- a CDS encoding ABC transporter ATP-binding protein, with the protein MSEQQAPLVSVRDLRKHYALNGGLLRKGAAVKAVDGVSFDIQPGETFGLVGESGCGKSTLGRAILRLFDITAGEIHFAGQAIAHAREKELKPLRKRMQAIFQDPYSSLNPGMTVRQLVAEPMQIHGYSREEQRERTETLLYKVGLKQEHLERFPHEFSGGQRQRISIARALSVRPEFVLCDEPLSALDVSVQAQVVNILQDLQQELGLTYLFIAHDLSMVRHISSRIGVMYLGKLVEVAPANELYQRPAHPYTRALLAAVPQPDPRIRNLEDATLRGEMPGPTSALPGCKFCSRCPHAVPVCQTQEPAMQEIAPGHFAACWLFKM; encoded by the coding sequence ATGAGTGAACAACAGGCCCCTTTAGTAAGCGTGCGCGATCTGCGCAAACACTATGCGCTTAACGGCGGTTTGCTGCGTAAAGGCGCGGCGGTGAAGGCGGTTGATGGCGTGAGCTTTGATATCCAGCCCGGCGAGACGTTTGGCCTGGTGGGCGAGTCCGGCTGCGGGAAATCCACCCTCGGTCGCGCCATCCTGCGCCTTTTCGATATCACCGCGGGTGAGATCCACTTTGCCGGACAGGCGATTGCCCATGCCCGCGAAAAAGAGCTCAAGCCGCTGCGTAAGCGGATGCAGGCGATTTTTCAGGATCCTTACTCCTCGCTCAACCCCGGCATGACGGTGCGGCAGCTGGTGGCCGAGCCGATGCAGATCCACGGCTACAGCCGTGAAGAACAGCGCGAACGAACGGAAACGCTGCTCTACAAAGTGGGGCTTAAGCAGGAACACCTTGAGCGGTTTCCGCATGAGTTCAGCGGCGGGCAGCGCCAGCGCATCAGTATTGCCCGCGCGTTGTCCGTGCGTCCCGAATTTGTGCTGTGCGATGAGCCGCTCTCGGCGCTGGACGTCTCGGTGCAGGCGCAGGTGGTGAATATTCTGCAGGATCTGCAGCAGGAGCTGGGGCTGACCTATCTGTTCATCGCCCACGATCTCTCGATGGTGCGCCATATCTCCAGCCGCATTGGGGTGATGTACCTCGGTAAGCTGGTGGAAGTGGCCCCGGCGAATGAGCTGTATCAGCGTCCGGCGCACCCTTATACCCGCGCGCTGCTGGCGGCGGTTCCCCAGCCCGACCCGCGGATTCGCAACCTCGAAGACGCAACCCTGCGCGGCGAAATGCCCGGCCCTACGTCCGCGCTGCCGGGCTGTAAGTTCTGCAGCCGCTGCCCGCACGCCGTGCCGGTTTGCCAGACGCAGGAGCCTGCCATGCAGGAGATCGCGCCAGGGCATTTCGCGGCGTGCTGGCTGTTTAAGATGTGA
- a CDS encoding ABC transporter ATP-binding protein, whose translation MSNLLALENLQTTFRTREGEVHAVRGVSFQVQPGELVGIVGESGCGKSVTCKSIIQLLGNNGRITGGSIRFQNDDLAQKTPAQMRAIRGNEIAMIFQDPMTALNPVLTIGKQMTEILMRNKGLTKRTAKAAAIAMLEQVGIAEAERRYDQYPHEFSGGMRQRVMIAIALSCNPKLLIADEPTTALDVTIQAQILRLLKSLQQQTQTAILLITHDLGVVAQVCSRVVVMYGGLVMEEGNVEDIFYRPAHPYTQGLLASLPRPDEVNQRLSPIEGAPPGLLNPPPGCPFAERCPKRMPQCERQPAFYAMGEGHRAACWLWADKEIQA comes from the coding sequence ATGAGTAACTTATTAGCGCTTGAGAACCTGCAAACCACCTTCCGCACCCGCGAGGGCGAGGTTCACGCGGTGCGCGGCGTGAGCTTTCAGGTGCAGCCGGGCGAACTCGTCGGCATCGTCGGCGAGTCGGGCTGCGGGAAAAGCGTCACCTGTAAGTCGATCATTCAGCTTCTGGGGAACAACGGACGGATAACCGGCGGCAGCATTCGTTTCCAGAATGACGATCTGGCGCAGAAAACCCCTGCGCAGATGCGCGCCATTCGCGGCAATGAGATCGCGATGATTTTCCAGGATCCGATGACCGCCCTGAACCCGGTGCTGACCATCGGCAAACAGATGACCGAGATCCTGATGCGCAATAAAGGGCTCACCAAAAGAACGGCCAAAGCGGCGGCGATCGCCATGCTGGAACAGGTGGGCATTGCCGAGGCGGAACGACGATACGACCAGTATCCCCACGAGTTCAGCGGCGGGATGCGCCAGCGGGTGATGATCGCCATTGCGCTCTCCTGCAACCCGAAGCTGCTTATTGCCGATGAGCCGACCACCGCGCTGGACGTCACCATTCAGGCGCAGATCCTGCGACTGCTGAAAAGCCTGCAACAGCAGACCCAAACCGCGATTCTGCTGATCACCCACGATCTCGGCGTGGTGGCGCAGGTCTGCAGCCGCGTGGTGGTGATGTACGGCGGGCTGGTGATGGAGGAGGGGAACGTGGAGGACATTTTTTATCGTCCTGCGCATCCTTATACCCAGGGGCTGCTGGCCTCGCTGCCGCGTCCGGATGAGGTCAACCAACGTTTATCGCCCATTGAAGGCGCGCCGCCTGGCCTGCTTAACCCGCCGCCGGGCTGTCCGTTCGCCGAACGCTGCCCGAAACGCATGCCCCAGTGTGAACGGCAGCCCGCTTTTTACGCCATGGGTGAAGGCCATCGCGCCGCCTGCTGGCTATGGGCCGATAAGGAGATTCAGGCATGA
- the pgaD gene encoding poly-beta-1,6-N-acetyl-D-glucosamine biosynthesis protein PgaD, producing MNENTLILTEHRLLPRLFDAALTLVAWGGFLFFLYARLWMQLTEESDHRWSVIIASFNTVLLYLLFAALNGWLLILWYQYNRRRAHARRRQPGYFHQEELARSFNVSPQIISEMSQYNLLTVYHDQIGRIIDLKINGQEEEEQ from the coding sequence ATGAACGAAAATACCTTAATTCTGACCGAACATCGGCTCTTGCCACGTCTTTTCGATGCCGCGTTAACGCTGGTGGCGTGGGGAGGCTTTCTGTTTTTCCTGTATGCCCGGCTCTGGATGCAGCTCACCGAGGAGAGCGACCACCGCTGGAGCGTGATTATTGCGTCCTTTAATACGGTGTTGCTCTACCTGCTGTTCGCCGCGCTCAACGGCTGGCTGCTGATTTTGTGGTATCAGTACAATCGCCGTCGGGCCCACGCGAGGCGGCGTCAGCCGGGCTATTTTCACCAGGAGGAGCTGGCCCGCAGCTTTAATGTCTCACCGCAGATCATCTCTGAGATGAGCCAGTACAACCTGCTGACGGTCTATCATGACCAGATTGGCCGCATCATCGATCTGAAGATCAACGGGCAGGAAGAGGAAGAACAGTAA
- the yghU gene encoding glutathione-dependent disulfide-bond oxidoreductase, which yields MSDNTYQPPKVWEWKKNNGGAFANINRPISGATHEKDLPVGSHPLQLYSLGTPNGQKVTIMLEELLALGVTGAEYDAWLIRIGEGDQFSSGFVEVNPNSKIPALRDHSTNPPTRVFESGNILLYLAEKFGHFLPKDPAGRTETLNWLFWLQGAAPFLGGGFGHFYNYAPVKIEYAIDRFTMEAKRLFDVLDKQLARGRYVAGEEYTIADIAIWPWFGCVALGSVYNAAEFLDAEKYTNVQRWAKDVANRHAVKRGRIVNRTSGELNEQLHERHAASDFETNTEDKRQA from the coding sequence ATGTCAGACAACACGTATCAGCCACCCAAAGTGTGGGAATGGAAAAAGAACAACGGCGGCGCGTTCGCCAATATCAACCGCCCGATTTCCGGCGCGACCCATGAGAAAGATCTTCCTGTCGGTTCGCACCCGCTGCAGCTCTACTCGCTCGGCACACCGAATGGACAGAAAGTGACGATCATGCTCGAAGAGCTGCTGGCGCTGGGCGTAACGGGCGCGGAGTACGACGCGTGGTTGATCCGCATCGGCGAGGGCGATCAGTTCTCCAGCGGCTTCGTTGAGGTGAACCCGAACTCGAAAATCCCGGCGCTGCGTGACCACTCCACGAACCCGCCAACGCGCGTCTTTGAATCCGGCAATATCCTGCTCTATCTGGCGGAGAAATTCGGCCACTTCCTGCCGAAAGATCCGGCGGGACGCACCGAGACGCTGAACTGGCTGTTCTGGCTGCAGGGCGCGGCACCGTTCCTCGGCGGCGGCTTTGGCCACTTCTATAACTATGCCCCGGTAAAAATTGAGTACGCGATTGACCGCTTCACCATGGAAGCCAAACGCCTGTTCGACGTGCTGGATAAACAGCTGGCGCGCGGTCGCTACGTGGCGGGTGAGGAGTACACCATTGCCGATATCGCCATCTGGCCATGGTTCGGCTGCGTGGCGCTGGGCAGCGTGTATAACGCCGCTGAGTTCCTCGACGCAGAAAAGTACACCAACGTGCAGCGCTGGGCGAAAGACGTGGCGAACCGCCATGCCGTTAAGCGCGGACGCATCGTTAACCGCACCAGCGGCGAGCTGAACGAGCAGCTTCACGAACGCCACGCGGCGAGCGACTTCGAGACCAATACGGAAGATAAGCGTCAGGCGTAA
- the gss gene encoding bifunctional glutathionylspermidine amidase/synthase yields MRKGTLSSDAPFGTLLGYAPGGVAIYSSNYGSLDPRNYPEDADFRSYIGNEYMGHKWQCVEFARRFLFLNYGFVFTDVGMAWEIFSLRFLRQVVNDNILPLQAFANGSKRAPRAGALLIWQKGGEFHETGHVAVITQLLDDKVRIAEQNVIHSPLPLGQQWTRELRLSVENGCYTLHDTFSDTEILGWMIQTDDTEHSIPQPEIDGELLKISGARLKNTRQFDGKWLNENDALQQAYIRANGHVINKDPCQYFTITESAEQELIKATNELHLMYLHATDKVLKDDSLLALFDIPKILWPRLRLSWQWRRHHMITGRMDFCMDERGIKVYEYNADSASCHTEGGLILEEWVKNGYRGNGHNPAEGLLEELTGAWKHSHARPFVHIMQDNDVEEDYHALFIQRSLLQAGFETKILHGLGALSWDAAGQLIDDEGRHVNCVWKTWAWETAIEQIREVSETEYAAVPIRTGHPEGEVRLIDVLLRPEVLVFEPLWTVIPGNKAILPVLWQLFPNHRYLLDTDFEVNDLLKQTGYAVKPIAGRCGSNIDLISAQDELLDKSSGKFVDRKNIYQQLWCLPKVDGKYIQVCTFTVGGNYGGTCLRGDDSLVVKKESDIEPLIVVKDK; encoded by the coding sequence ATGCGTAAAGGAACGTTAAGCAGTGATGCGCCATTCGGGACATTGTTAGGCTATGCGCCCGGTGGCGTGGCGATTTACTCTTCAAATTACGGCAGTCTGGACCCGCGAAACTATCCGGAAGATGCGGATTTCCGCAGCTACATCGGCAACGAATACATGGGCCACAAGTGGCAGTGCGTTGAGTTTGCCCGCCGTTTCCTGTTCCTCAACTATGGCTTTGTGTTTACCGACGTCGGCATGGCGTGGGAGATCTTCTCCCTGCGCTTTTTGCGTCAGGTGGTGAACGATAACATTCTGCCCCTTCAGGCGTTTGCCAACGGCTCAAAACGCGCGCCGCGCGCCGGGGCGCTGCTGATCTGGCAAAAAGGCGGCGAGTTTCACGAGACCGGCCACGTGGCGGTGATCACCCAGCTTCTGGACGATAAGGTGCGTATCGCCGAGCAGAACGTGATTCACTCTCCGCTGCCGCTCGGGCAGCAGTGGACGCGCGAGCTGCGCCTGAGCGTGGAGAACGGGTGTTACACCCTCCACGACACCTTCAGCGACACGGAAATTCTCGGCTGGATGATCCAGACCGACGACACAGAACACAGCATTCCGCAGCCGGAAATCGACGGCGAACTGCTGAAAATCAGCGGCGCGCGGCTGAAAAACACACGTCAGTTCGACGGCAAGTGGCTCAACGAAAATGACGCGCTGCAGCAGGCGTATATTCGCGCCAACGGTCACGTGATCAACAAAGATCCCTGCCAGTACTTCACCATTACCGAAAGCGCCGAACAGGAGCTGATCAAAGCCACCAACGAGCTGCACCTGATGTACCTGCACGCCACGGATAAGGTGCTGAAAGACGACAGCCTGCTGGCGCTTTTCGACATCCCGAAAATCCTCTGGCCGCGCCTGCGCCTCTCCTGGCAGTGGCGTCGTCACCATATGATCACCGGTCGTATGGATTTCTGCATGGATGAGCGCGGCATCAAGGTCTACGAGTACAATGCCGACTCCGCCTCCTGCCATACCGAGGGCGGGCTGATCCTTGAGGAGTGGGTGAAAAACGGCTATCGCGGCAACGGGCATAACCCGGCAGAAGGCCTGCTGGAAGAGCTGACCGGCGCCTGGAAGCACAGCCACGCGCGGCCGTTCGTGCACATCATGCAGGACAACGATGTCGAAGAGGACTATCACGCGCTCTTTATCCAGCGTTCTCTGCTGCAGGCCGGGTTCGAGACCAAAATCCTCCACGGTCTGGGGGCGCTCAGCTGGGATGCCGCCGGACAGCTGATTGACGACGAGGGGCGCCACGTCAACTGCGTGTGGAAAACCTGGGCGTGGGAGACGGCGATTGAGCAGATCCGCGAGGTCAGCGAAACCGAATACGCGGCGGTGCCGATCCGCACCGGACATCCTGAAGGCGAAGTGCGCCTGATTGACGTCCTGCTGCGCCCGGAGGTGCTGGTCTTTGAACCGCTGTGGACCGTTATTCCCGGCAACAAGGCGATTCTCCCGGTGCTGTGGCAACTGTTCCCGAACCACCGCTACCTGCTCGACACCGATTTTGAGGTCAACGATCTGCTGAAGCAGACCGGATACGCCGTTAAGCCGATTGCCGGACGCTGCGGCAGTAATATCGATCTGATCAGCGCCCAGGACGAACTGCTGGATAAATCCAGCGGCAAGTTTGTTGACCGCAAAAACATCTACCAGCAGCTCTGGTGCCTGCCGAAGGTCGACGGCAAGTACATACAGGTCTGTACTTTTACCGTGGGCGGGAACTACGGTGGGACCTGCCTGCGCGGCGATGACTCGCTGGTGGTGAAGAAAGAGAGCGATATTGAGCCGCTGATCGTGGTTAAAGATAAGTAG
- a CDS encoding ABC transporter permease, with translation MSRRWQQVRYQLRRNRPAQFSLFVLFIFVVAALCAGLSPYDPDRMALGARTLPPDAAHWFGTDEYGRDYFTRALYGGQISLMVGFLAMLFSTLIGTVVGTVSGYFGGWLDNLMMRAVDILMAIPAFFLLLVVNAYLKPGVDNIILIISLLTWMNMSRLVRAETLSVKEREYVLYARASGEHPLRIIVRHIIPGVLPTIIVAATLNIASAILMESTLSFLGLGVQAPAASWGSMLNNAQSYIGEASWLAMFPGILILLTVFSFNVLGDVFRTAFEPGANRDE, from the coding sequence ATGAGCAGACGCTGGCAGCAGGTTCGTTACCAGCTGCGCCGCAACCGTCCGGCGCAGTTCTCCCTGTTTGTGCTTTTTATTTTCGTTGTCGCCGCGCTCTGTGCGGGCTTGAGTCCGTACGATCCGGATCGGATGGCGCTCGGCGCACGCACGCTGCCGCCGGATGCCGCACACTGGTTCGGCACCGACGAGTACGGGCGCGACTACTTCACCCGCGCGCTGTATGGCGGCCAGATCTCCCTGATGGTCGGTTTTCTCGCCATGCTCTTTTCCACGCTTATCGGCACGGTGGTGGGAACGGTGAGCGGCTACTTTGGCGGCTGGCTGGACAACCTGATGATGCGCGCCGTGGATATCCTGATGGCCATCCCGGCCTTCTTCCTGCTGCTGGTGGTGAATGCGTACCTCAAGCCGGGCGTGGATAACATCATTCTGATCATCAGCCTGCTGACGTGGATGAACATGTCGCGGCTGGTGCGCGCAGAAACCCTGTCGGTGAAAGAGCGCGAGTATGTGCTTTATGCCCGCGCGTCGGGGGAGCACCCGCTGCGCATTATCGTTCGCCACATTATTCCCGGCGTGCTGCCGACCATTATCGTGGCCGCCACGCTCAATATCGCCTCGGCCATTCTGATGGAGTCGACGCTCAGCTTCTTAGGGCTGGGCGTGCAGGCACCGGCGGCGTCGTGGGGAAGCATGCTTAACAACGCCCAGTCGTATATTGGCGAAGCGTCGTGGCTGGCGATGTTCCCCGGCATTCTGATCCTGCTGACGGTGTTCAGCTTTAACGTGCTGGGCGATGTGTTCCGTACCGCCTTTGAGCCAGGAGCGAATCGCGATGAGTAA
- the pgaC gene encoding poly-beta-1,6-N-acetyl-D-glucosamine synthase, whose translation MTDRIIAFSILCLVFGLPLGVAALFTGELILDFVFFWPLFMSVLWITGGLYFWFQLERHWSWDKETPAPTLAGEPLISILIPCFNEGRNARETISAALDQRYENIEVIAINDGSSDNTAQVLQALAQEHPRLRVINLAENQGKALALKAGAAAARGDLLVCIDGDALLDRDTAAYLVAPLIQYPHVGAVTGNPRIRTRSTLIGRIQVGEFSSIIGLIKRTQRIYGRVFTVSGVIAAFRRQALADVGYWSPDMITEDIDISWKLQLRHWDIFFEPRALCWILMPETLKGLWKQRLRWAQGGAEVFLVNLRRIVRWEHHRMWPLFLEYALSTLWAFAYAMTVLLFILSHITPIPARLTVESLFPPEFTGLLLGVMCLLQFLVSLFIERRYERKVASSLFWVIWFPMVYWMIGLFTTLVAFPKVMLKRQRARARWISPDRGKGSLQ comes from the coding sequence ATGACTGATCGCATTATCGCCTTTTCCATTTTATGTCTGGTATTCGGGTTGCCGTTAGGCGTGGCCGCCCTCTTTACCGGCGAGCTGATTCTGGATTTTGTGTTCTTCTGGCCGCTGTTCATGTCGGTGCTCTGGATAACCGGCGGGCTCTATTTCTGGTTTCAGCTTGAACGCCACTGGTCGTGGGATAAAGAGACGCCCGCCCCGACGCTCGCCGGTGAGCCGCTCATCTCCATTCTTATCCCCTGCTTCAACGAGGGACGAAATGCCCGGGAGACCATCAGCGCCGCGCTGGATCAGCGGTATGAAAATATCGAGGTCATCGCCATCAACGACGGCTCGTCTGACAACACCGCGCAGGTGCTGCAGGCGCTGGCGCAGGAACATCCGCGCTTGCGGGTAATTAATCTCGCGGAAAACCAGGGGAAAGCGCTGGCGCTCAAAGCCGGTGCAGCGGCGGCCCGGGGCGATCTGCTGGTCTGCATTGACGGCGACGCCCTGCTCGACCGCGATACGGCAGCGTATCTGGTGGCCCCGCTGATTCAGTATCCCCACGTCGGGGCGGTCACCGGGAATCCGCGTATCCGCACGCGCTCCACGCTGATCGGTCGCATTCAGGTGGGCGAGTTCTCATCCATTATTGGGCTCATCAAGCGGACACAGCGGATCTATGGCCGGGTCTTTACCGTCTCGGGCGTCATCGCCGCCTTTCGCCGACAGGCGCTGGCGGACGTCGGGTACTGGAGCCCGGACATGATCACCGAAGACATCGACATCAGCTGGAAGCTGCAGCTGCGCCACTGGGATATCTTTTTCGAGCCGCGGGCGCTGTGCTGGATCCTGATGCCGGAGACGCTGAAGGGCCTGTGGAAACAGCGTCTGCGCTGGGCCCAGGGCGGTGCGGAGGTGTTTCTGGTCAACCTTCGCAGGATTGTGCGCTGGGAGCATCACCGCATGTGGCCCCTGTTTCTTGAGTATGCCCTGTCAACGCTGTGGGCCTTCGCCTACGCCATGACGGTGCTGTTATTTATCCTCAGCCATATCACGCCGATTCCCGCCAGGCTGACCGTGGAGAGCCTCTTTCCACCGGAGTTTACCGGGCTGCTGCTGGGCGTGATGTGCCTGCTGCAGTTCCTGGTCAGCCTGTTCATCGAGCGTCGCTATGAACGGAAGGTGGCCAGCTCGCTTTTCTGGGTGATCTGGTTCCCGATGGTGTACTGGATGATCGGCCTGTTCACCACCCTCGTCGCATTTCCAAAAGTCATGCTTAAACGCCAGCGCGCCCGCGCGCGCTGGATCAGTCCGGACCGGGGAAAAGGAAGCCTTCAATGA
- a CDS encoding glycine zipper domain-containing protein: MKLIKTTLVISALIFSTSGMAIDKTAAGAVAGAAIGAATGKDLKSTVGGAVVGAGTGAMFKNGDKGKAARKGGAVGAAVGAGAAAVTGKSVLKGAAVGAGTGALIGEATH; the protein is encoded by the coding sequence ATGAAACTGATTAAAACAACGCTGGTTATCAGCGCCCTCATTTTTTCCACCTCGGGAATGGCCATCGATAAAACCGCCGCTGGCGCGGTAGCAGGCGCTGCCATTGGCGCGGCCACGGGCAAAGATCTGAAATCCACCGTTGGCGGTGCAGTTGTTGGCGCAGGCACGGGTGCCATGTTCAAAAACGGCGACAAAGGTAAAGCCGCGCGTAAAGGCGGCGCCGTAGGGGCTGCCGTGGGCGCAGGCGCCGCGGCGGTTACCGGCAAGAGCGTGCTGAAAGGTGCAGCCGTTGGCGCGGGCACGGGCGCGCTGATTGGTGAAGCGACGCACTGA